The following proteins come from a genomic window of Puntigrus tetrazona isolate hp1 chromosome 15, ASM1883169v1, whole genome shotgun sequence:
- the dhx40 gene encoding probable ATP-dependent RNA helicase DHX40 isoform X1: MPKSEKSGETEKRESRKLPIYQHKDKLIQAVEENTFLIVTGETGSGKTTQLPQYLYKAGLCRNGRIGVTQPRRVAAITVAQRVSHEMGVRLGQEVGYQVRFDDCSTQDTMIKYMTDGCMLREILADPSLSQYSIVVLDEAHERSLNTDVLLGLLKKTLSKGSRGRKTPLKVVVMSATLETEKLSSFYENCPVFMIPGRTYPVKEKFCNCIGPKDKDSSVYVKEVVKMTLDVHTNEAAGDILVFLTGQSEIEKACDLLFEKAEILDYRYDVHDRTVEGLLILPLYGSMPTDQQRQIFQPAPKGVRKCVVATNIAATSLTIDGIRYIVDSGFVKQLNHNSNVGLDILEVVPISKSEAQQRAGRAGRTSAGKCFRIYSKDFWDTCMLEYTIPEIQRTSLTSVILTLKCLGIHDVIRFPYVDCPEERFILTALKQLYQYDAIDRRGEVTRLGRLMVEFPLPPNLTRALLKAAALGCEDVMLPVAAMLSVENIFIRPGKPEGQKEAEIRHKEIAASAGGSNDFLMLLCVFEMCRASDNPSAWCKEHWIHWRAVKSAFSVETQLREILLRLKQLKDFPRETFEGSRSELLRQCLCLGYFTNVARRSIGKSFCTMDGHGSSVLVHPSSCLFGQELHLDWIIFHDVLVTSRVYVRTVCPIRYDWVKDLLPKLHEIDVYELSSVAREEVTDEEMAQWEKKEAAKRQAEAREDAAKKLEKRNDESSITEARARYLERKQHRLQRKGT, from the exons ATGCCAAAATCAGAGAAGAGCGGAGAAACCGAGAAACGCGAATCCAGAAAGCTGCCTAT TTATCAGCACAAAGATAAACTCATCCAGGCTGTGGAGGAAAACACATTCCTGATCGTGACAGGTGAAACTGGCAGCGGAAAGACCACTCAGCTACCCCAGTATTTGTATAAAGCGG gTCTTTGCAGGAATGGCAGGATTGGTGTGACTCAGCCCAGGAGGGTTGCAGCCATCACTGTAGCCCAGAGGGTGTCCCATGAGATGGGGGTCCGGCTGGGTCAGGAGGTGGGCTACCAAGTGCGCTTCGATGACTGCTCGACACAG GACACTATGATTAAATACATGACAGATGGCTGTATGCTGAGGGAGATTCTTGCAGATCCCAGTTTATCACAGTACAGCATTGTGGTCCTGGATGAAGCGCATGAGAGGAGCCTGAATACA gatgttttgCTTGGGTTACTCAAGAAAACCCTGTCAAAAGGTTCCCGTGGTCGTAAAACACCACTCAAAGTGGTTGTGATGTCAGCAACATTAGAAACGGAAAAGCTCAGCTCCTTTTATGAAAACTGTCCTGTATTCATGATTCCTGGACGCACATATCCGGTCAAGGAGAAGTTCTGTAATTGTATTGGGCCGAAAGACAAAGATAGTTCTGTCTATGTCAAAGAG GTGGTAAAGATGACTTTAGACGTGCACACTAATGAAGCAGCTGGTGATATTTTGGTCTTCCTCACTG GACAGTCTGAAATCGAGAAAGCTTGTGATTTGCTCTTTGAGAAGGCTGAGATCTTGGACTACCGTTATGATGTCCATGACCGGACCGTTGAAGGCCTGCTTATCCTGCCTTTATATGGATCCATGCCAACAG atcaGCAAAGACAAATATTCCAGCCTGCACCAAAAGGTGTGAGGAAGTGTGTGGTCGCGACGAATATTGCTGCAACCTCACTCACAATTGATggaataag ATATATCGTTGACAGTGGATTTGTCAAACAACTAAATCACAACTCAAATGTTGGCTTGGATATTTTGGAAGTGGTACCTATTTCAAA AAGTGAGGCTCAGCAAAGAGCGGGCAGGGCTGGACGAACCTCAGCAGGAAAATGCTTCAGGATTTACAGTAAAGACTTCTGGGACACATGTATGCTTGAGTACACCATTCCAGAGATTCAGCGCACCAGTCTAACATCTGTCATTCTCACACTGAAATGTCTCGGTATCCATGATGTGATTAG ATTTCCTTACGTGGATTGCCCAGAGGAACGCTTTATCCTGACCGCTCTGAAACAGCTGTATCAGTATGATGCTATTGACAG GAGAGGTGAAGTGACCAGGCTGGGGAGGTTGATGGTGGAGTTTCCTCTTCCTCCGAATCTTACTCGAGCTTTGCTCAAAGCTGCTGCTCTCGGGTGTGAAGACGTAATGCTGCCCGTAGCAGCCATGCTCTCAGTAGAGAACATCTTCATTCGACCAG gtaaacCAGAAGGACAAAAGGAAGCAGAGATCAGACACAAAGAGATAGCAGCTAGTGCTGGCGGCTCCAATGATTTCCTCATGCTGCTCTGTGTGTTTGAGATGTGCAGAGCGAG CGACAATCCGTCCGCGTGGTGCAAAGAGCACTGGATCCACTGGCGAGCCGTGAAGTCAGCCTTCAGCGTTGAGACTCAGCTCAGGGAGATTCTTCTTCGCCTCAAGCAG CTGAAAGACTTTCCACGTGAGACGTTTGAGGGCAGTCGGAGTGAACTGCTGCGGCAGTGCCTCTGCTTGGGGTACTTCACCAATGTAGCCAGGAG ATCTATTGGGAAATCATTCTGCACCATGGATGGACATGGGTCGAGCGTTCTCGTTCACCCTTCATCATGC CTCTTTGGTCAAGAATTGCATCTGGATTGGATCATCTTCCATGACGTGTTGGTCACCTCGCGGGTGTACGTGAGAACAGTTTGTCCCATCCGTTACGACTGGGTAAAGGACCTGTTGCCGAAGCTGCACGAAATCGACGTCTATGAACTGAGTAGCGTTGCTAGGGAAGAGGTAACCGATGAAGAGATGGCGCAGTGGGAGAAGAAAGAGGCAGCAAAAAGACAAGCAG AAGCCCGGGAGGATGCGGCGAAGAAGCTGGAAAAGCGAAACGATGAAAGCTCGATCACAGAGGCTCGCGCTCGCTATTTGGAGCGAAAACAGCATCGGCTGCAAAGAAAGGGCACATGA
- the dhx40 gene encoding probable ATP-dependent RNA helicase DHX40 isoform X2: MGVRLGQEVGYQVRFDDCSTQDTMIKYMTDGCMLREILADPSLSQYSIVVLDEAHERSLNTDVLLGLLKKTLSKGSRGRKTPLKVVVMSATLETEKLSSFYENCPVFMIPGRTYPVKEKFCNCIGPKDKDSSVYVKEVVKMTLDVHTNEAAGDILVFLTGQSEIEKACDLLFEKAEILDYRYDVHDRTVEGLLILPLYGSMPTDQQRQIFQPAPKGVRKCVVATNIAATSLTIDGIRYIVDSGFVKQLNHNSNVGLDILEVVPISKSEAQQRAGRAGRTSAGKCFRIYSKDFWDTCMLEYTIPEIQRTSLTSVILTLKCLGIHDVIRFPYVDCPEERFILTALKQLYQYDAIDRRGEVTRLGRLMVEFPLPPNLTRALLKAAALGCEDVMLPVAAMLSVENIFIRPGKPEGQKEAEIRHKEIAASAGGSNDFLMLLCVFEMCRASDNPSAWCKEHWIHWRAVKSAFSVETQLREILLRLKQLKDFPRETFEGSRSELLRQCLCLGYFTNVARRSIGKSFCTMDGHGSSVLVHPSSCLFGQELHLDWIIFHDVLVTSRVYVRTVCPIRYDWVKDLLPKLHEIDVYELSSVAREEVTDEEMAQWEKKEAAKRQAEAREDAAKKLEKRNDESSITEARARYLERKQHRLQRKGT, translated from the exons ATGGGGGTCCGGCTGGGTCAGGAGGTGGGCTACCAAGTGCGCTTCGATGACTGCTCGACACAG GACACTATGATTAAATACATGACAGATGGCTGTATGCTGAGGGAGATTCTTGCAGATCCCAGTTTATCACAGTACAGCATTGTGGTCCTGGATGAAGCGCATGAGAGGAGCCTGAATACA gatgttttgCTTGGGTTACTCAAGAAAACCCTGTCAAAAGGTTCCCGTGGTCGTAAAACACCACTCAAAGTGGTTGTGATGTCAGCAACATTAGAAACGGAAAAGCTCAGCTCCTTTTATGAAAACTGTCCTGTATTCATGATTCCTGGACGCACATATCCGGTCAAGGAGAAGTTCTGTAATTGTATTGGGCCGAAAGACAAAGATAGTTCTGTCTATGTCAAAGAG GTGGTAAAGATGACTTTAGACGTGCACACTAATGAAGCAGCTGGTGATATTTTGGTCTTCCTCACTG GACAGTCTGAAATCGAGAAAGCTTGTGATTTGCTCTTTGAGAAGGCTGAGATCTTGGACTACCGTTATGATGTCCATGACCGGACCGTTGAAGGCCTGCTTATCCTGCCTTTATATGGATCCATGCCAACAG atcaGCAAAGACAAATATTCCAGCCTGCACCAAAAGGTGTGAGGAAGTGTGTGGTCGCGACGAATATTGCTGCAACCTCACTCACAATTGATggaataag ATATATCGTTGACAGTGGATTTGTCAAACAACTAAATCACAACTCAAATGTTGGCTTGGATATTTTGGAAGTGGTACCTATTTCAAA AAGTGAGGCTCAGCAAAGAGCGGGCAGGGCTGGACGAACCTCAGCAGGAAAATGCTTCAGGATTTACAGTAAAGACTTCTGGGACACATGTATGCTTGAGTACACCATTCCAGAGATTCAGCGCACCAGTCTAACATCTGTCATTCTCACACTGAAATGTCTCGGTATCCATGATGTGATTAG ATTTCCTTACGTGGATTGCCCAGAGGAACGCTTTATCCTGACCGCTCTGAAACAGCTGTATCAGTATGATGCTATTGACAG GAGAGGTGAAGTGACCAGGCTGGGGAGGTTGATGGTGGAGTTTCCTCTTCCTCCGAATCTTACTCGAGCTTTGCTCAAAGCTGCTGCTCTCGGGTGTGAAGACGTAATGCTGCCCGTAGCAGCCATGCTCTCAGTAGAGAACATCTTCATTCGACCAG gtaaacCAGAAGGACAAAAGGAAGCAGAGATCAGACACAAAGAGATAGCAGCTAGTGCTGGCGGCTCCAATGATTTCCTCATGCTGCTCTGTGTGTTTGAGATGTGCAGAGCGAG CGACAATCCGTCCGCGTGGTGCAAAGAGCACTGGATCCACTGGCGAGCCGTGAAGTCAGCCTTCAGCGTTGAGACTCAGCTCAGGGAGATTCTTCTTCGCCTCAAGCAG CTGAAAGACTTTCCACGTGAGACGTTTGAGGGCAGTCGGAGTGAACTGCTGCGGCAGTGCCTCTGCTTGGGGTACTTCACCAATGTAGCCAGGAG ATCTATTGGGAAATCATTCTGCACCATGGATGGACATGGGTCGAGCGTTCTCGTTCACCCTTCATCATGC CTCTTTGGTCAAGAATTGCATCTGGATTGGATCATCTTCCATGACGTGTTGGTCACCTCGCGGGTGTACGTGAGAACAGTTTGTCCCATCCGTTACGACTGGGTAAAGGACCTGTTGCCGAAGCTGCACGAAATCGACGTCTATGAACTGAGTAGCGTTGCTAGGGAAGAGGTAACCGATGAAGAGATGGCGCAGTGGGAGAAGAAAGAGGCAGCAAAAAGACAAGCAG AAGCCCGGGAGGATGCGGCGAAGAAGCTGGAAAAGCGAAACGATGAAAGCTCGATCACAGAGGCTCGCGCTCGCTATTTGGAGCGAAAACAGCATCGGCTGCAAAGAAAGGGCACATGA